The Sulfitobacter sp. SK011 genome has a window encoding:
- a CDS encoding queuosine precursor transporter: MTRTYLPGILAMATIVVASNILVQFLYGQWLTWGAFTYPFAFLVTDVMNRVYGASAARRVVLVGFVVGLICSLIGTQIMGEFGPLVTLRIAIGSGVAFLAAQLLDVSIFAALRGGAWWRAPLISTLIGSTVDTALFFGIAFSGALSFVHPATDVSWAAEILPLLGFGPAAPLWVSLALADWAVKLSIALVALIPFRMITSRLMPTA, translated from the coding sequence ATGACACGCACTTATCTTCCCGGCATTCTTGCCATGGCCACCATTGTTGTGGCCTCAAACATCCTCGTTCAATTTCTCTATGGTCAGTGGTTGACCTGGGGCGCATTCACTTACCCCTTCGCGTTTCTGGTCACAGACGTGATGAACCGCGTTTATGGCGCATCGGCTGCCCGCCGTGTTGTCCTTGTCGGGTTTGTAGTCGGCCTGATCTGTTCATTGATTGGCACCCAGATCATGGGCGAATTTGGCCCGCTGGTCACCTTGCGCATCGCAATTGGTTCTGGCGTGGCGTTCCTTGCTGCACAGCTTCTTGATGTTTCCATCTTTGCCGCCCTGCGCGGCGGTGCCTGGTGGCGCGCGCCCCTGATCAGCACTTTGATCGGCAGCACAGTTGATACGGCATTGTTCTTTGGGATCGCCTTTTCCGGTGCGCTATCTTTTGTGCACCCTGCCACGGACGTTTCCTGGGCGGCTGAAATTCTGCCGCTGCTTGGCTTTGGTCCGGCGGCCCCGCTCTGGGTTTCGCTTGCGCTGGCAGATTGGGCCGTGAAACTCAGCATTGCCCTGGTCGCACTGATCCCGTTCCGCATGATTACCAGCAGGCTCATGCCGACGGCGTGA
- a CDS encoding MFS transporter, with protein MTQITARKRIWGWYFFDWASQPYNTLLLTFIFGPYFAQTATASLVEGGMELSAAKAQAQAYWGYGLAIAGIAIAILAPILGAVADSSGKRLPWVWLFSLLYVVGSGALWWTAPQDFSVLWALFFFGIGLIGMEFATIFTNAYLPELSPDPAERGRISGDGWAFGYAGGVLALIIMIALFQSGSSGKTMAGLSPLFGMDPATKADTRVVGPLTAIWFAVFMIPFFLYTRDTPKPAAARYRLGKGLTDLVQTLRNLPRHPSLMAYLGSSMFYRDALNGMYTFGGLYASGVLEWSIQEIGIFGILAAISGAIFCVIGGRVDRRIGPMPVIVFCCIILIFTACLIISLTPTSVLGMTVAQGSTLPDIMFYLAGALIGAAGGALQASSRNMMTRQGNPDRMTESFGLYALSGKATSFIAPALIALTSDITGSQRLGITPVVGLFIVGLILLAWVKPNGDFEK; from the coding sequence ATGACACAGATCACCGCACGCAAACGCATCTGGGGCTGGTATTTCTTTGATTGGGCAAGCCAGCCTTACAATACCCTTCTGCTTACCTTCATTTTTGGCCCCTACTTCGCCCAGACGGCAACTGCTTCTCTGGTCGAGGGCGGCATGGAACTGTCTGCCGCCAAGGCGCAGGCGCAGGCCTATTGGGGATATGGTCTGGCCATCGCGGGCATCGCCATCGCAATCCTCGCGCCAATCCTGGGTGCGGTTGCGGATTCGTCCGGCAAGAGGTTGCCTTGGGTCTGGCTGTTCTCGCTGCTTTATGTCGTTGGGTCCGGCGCGCTTTGGTGGACCGCCCCACAGGATTTCTCGGTGCTTTGGGCGTTGTTCTTTTTCGGCATTGGCCTCATCGGGATGGAGTTCGCGACGATCTTTACCAATGCCTATCTGCCAGAGTTATCCCCGGACCCTGCAGAACGCGGGCGTATTTCAGGGGACGGTTGGGCGTTTGGTTATGCCGGTGGGGTGCTTGCATTGATCATCATGATTGCCTTGTTCCAAAGCGGGTCCAGCGGCAAAACGATGGCCGGACTGTCACCGCTCTTTGGTATGGATCCGGCGACCAAGGCCGATACCCGCGTGGTCGGACCCCTGACTGCGATCTGGTTCGCGGTCTTCATGATCCCTTTCTTCCTTTATACACGCGACACCCCCAAACCGGCCGCCGCGCGGTATCGGCTGGGCAAAGGATTGACCGATTTGGTGCAGACATTACGCAATCTGCCGCGGCATCCTTCATTGATGGCCTATCTCGGATCGTCGATGTTTTACCGTGACGCGCTCAATGGCATGTATACCTTTGGCGGGCTCTATGCGTCCGGCGTCTTGGAATGGTCAATTCAGGAGATTGGTATTTTTGGCATCCTCGCCGCCATCTCGGGTGCTATTTTTTGTGTGATCGGTGGCCGGGTTGACCGTCGCATCGGGCCCATGCCGGTTATCGTATTTTGCTGTATCATCCTGATCTTCACGGCCTGCCTGATCATCTCGTTGACGCCTACATCCGTGTTGGGCATGACCGTTGCGCAAGGCTCCACCTTGCCTGATATCATGTTCTATCTGGCCGGTGCACTGATTGGTGCTGCAGGTGGCGCATTGCAGGCGTCATCGCGCAACATGATGACACGTCAGGGCAACCCGGACCGCATGACCGAATCATTTGGCCTCTATGCATTGTCGGGCAAGGCAACCTCATTCATTGCACCTGCGCTGATTGCGCTCACAAGTGACATCACAGGCAGCCAGCGCCTTGGCATTACACCCGTTGTGGGTCTGTTCATTGTCGGCCTAATACTGTTAGCATGGGTCAAACCGAACGGAGATTTTGAAAAATGA
- a CDS encoding response regulator, with the protein MSLANKLTEERRSRLAAERLLELKQAELFAANRKLGQHAQQLTEEIVETRAEVENIRGENQRVKSDLTAANQKIEIVERRLWYSIETITDGFAFFNADNEMIMANRSYLAIFDGLEVVKPGVNYVTILQALTDEGIVNTGHLDPNGWRQMMTERLHNLQPEPIVIQLWNGTHIKLIDQRGPGGDMVSLGLDITATVMYEEQLKEARAIAESANRAKSAFLANMSHEIRTPMNGVVGMADVLNDTELTDEQRLYVDTIKNSGEALLVIINDVLDYSKIEAKKLDLHPEPFDLERAIQEVLMLLQTSARSKGLNLLLDYDMFLPTKLLGDPGRIRQVLTNLVGNAVKFTTSGHVLVRVTGVPDAATNIVALHITIEDTGIGIPENMVNHIFGEFNQVENERNRQFDGTGLGLAISQRLIDMMGGTIWVTSEEGVGSCFGFKLDMAAASDLHPDHHSLPAGLRRIMIVDDVAINRTILERQLELLGLGVISCASGQEALARLDENIDLILTDHNMPEMNGIELAKAVRGTGNTVPILLLSSNPGLAENDPARVHLQGVLQKPLPRQELLAQLEAVVMPPAPDAAVTLRKMRILAAEDNKTNQLVFRKMIKDLEVDLTFACNGEEAVELFQSLTPDIIFMDISMPKMDGKEATRAIRALEADTGAHVPIVAMTAHAMDGDDAGILAAGLDHYLTKPLRKPDIIAQIEAAVSAGIIPPLSADPVQATG; encoded by the coding sequence ATGAGCCTTGCCAACAAACTGACCGAAGAGCGGCGCAGCCGCCTTGCGGCAGAGCGCCTGCTGGAGCTCAAACAGGCCGAACTGTTCGCGGCAAACCGAAAATTGGGTCAACATGCCCAGCAACTTACCGAGGAAATTGTCGAAACCCGCGCCGAAGTTGAAAACATCCGGGGCGAGAATCAACGGGTCAAATCCGACCTCACCGCAGCAAACCAAAAGATCGAGATCGTCGAACGCAGGTTATGGTATTCGATTGAGACCATAACCGATGGCTTCGCGTTCTTTAACGCTGACAACGAGATGATAATGGCCAACCGATCCTATCTGGCGATCTTTGATGGTCTTGAGGTGGTCAAACCGGGGGTCAATTATGTGACGATCCTTCAGGCCCTCACCGATGAAGGCATCGTCAACACCGGCCATCTGGACCCGAACGGCTGGCGCCAGATGATGACGGAACGCCTGCACAACCTGCAACCCGAACCTATCGTCATCCAACTTTGGAATGGCACTCATATCAAATTGATCGACCAGCGCGGACCGGGGGGCGACATGGTATCGCTTGGCCTCGATATCACGGCGACCGTTATGTATGAGGAGCAACTGAAAGAAGCCCGCGCCATCGCAGAAAGCGCCAACCGCGCCAAGTCGGCTTTCCTTGCCAACATGAGCCATGAGATCAGGACACCGATGAATGGTGTTGTCGGCATGGCGGATGTCCTGAACGACACAGAACTGACCGACGAGCAGCGGCTTTATGTCGATACGATCAAGAATTCCGGCGAGGCATTGTTGGTGATCATCAACGACGTGCTGGATTACTCGAAAATTGAGGCCAAGAAACTTGATCTGCATCCAGAACCCTTTGACCTTGAACGGGCCATCCAGGAAGTCCTGATGCTGCTGCAAACATCTGCGCGCAGTAAAGGCCTGAACTTGCTGCTGGACTATGACATGTTCTTGCCGACCAAGTTGCTGGGTGACCCCGGGCGCATTAGGCAGGTCTTGACCAATCTGGTTGGCAACGCCGTCAAATTCACCACAAGCGGGCATGTGTTGGTCAGGGTCACAGGGGTGCCCGATGCGGCGACAAACATTGTGGCACTGCACATCACCATTGAGGATACCGGCATTGGCATTCCCGAAAATATGGTCAACCACATATTTGGCGAGTTCAATCAGGTCGAAAATGAACGAAACCGCCAGTTTGACGGTACCGGACTTGGCCTTGCCATCTCGCAGCGCCTGATCGACATGATGGGTGGCACCATCTGGGTTACCTCCGAAGAAGGCGTCGGATCATGCTTTGGTTTTAAGCTGGATATGGCAGCCGCCTCTGATTTGCATCCCGATCATCATAGCCTGCCAGCGGGGCTGCGCCGCATCATGATTGTGGATGACGTCGCGATCAACCGCACCATATTGGAGCGGCAGTTGGAACTACTGGGCCTTGGTGTGATCAGCTGCGCCAGCGGACAAGAAGCATTGGCCCGCTTGGATGAGAATATTGATTTGATCCTGACCGATCACAACATGCCTGAGATGAATGGCATCGAACTGGCCAAGGCAGTGCGCGGCACCGGCAACACCGTTCCGATCTTACTGCTCAGTTCAAATCCCGGCCTTGCGGAAAATGATCCCGCACGGGTTCACCTTCAGGGCGTGTTGCAAAAACCTCTGCCCCGTCAGGAACTTTTGGCGCAGCTCGAGGCGGTGGTCATGCCACCCGCCCCAGATGCCGCAGTTACGTTGAGAAAGATGCGCATCCTCGCAGCCGAGGACAACAAAACGAACCAGCTGGTGTTTCGAAAAATGATCAAGGATCTGGAAGTTGATCTGACCTTTGCGTGCAATGGCGAAGAAGCCGTTGAATTGTTCCAAAGCCTTACCCCCGATATCATCTTCATGGATATCTCAATGCCCAAGATGGACGGAAAAGAGGCCACCAGAGCCATCCGCGCGCTTGAGGCAGACACAGGTGCACATGTGCCAATCGTGGCGATGACGGCACATGCGATGGACGGTGATGACGCGGGCATTCTGGCCGCTGGGCTGGACCATTATTTGACAAAACCACTGCGCAAGCCGGACATCATCGCCCAGATTGAGGCGGCAGTCAGCGCAGGTATCATCCCACCCCTATCTGCCGACCCTGTTCAGGCTACGGGATAG
- a CDS encoding acyl-CoA thioesterase, which produces MFPFVRLFKDLFLASRQPPLETLTETHVSHHICWPHDLDVWLELNNGRALSLYDLGRTAMAQRAGMIGVLKREGWGLTMAGTSTRFRRRIRGFERFEMRSRALCWDDKFIYLEQSMWKRNGECASHVLYRSAVTNKNGIVAPHTVLSAMGQPTTSPEMPDWVAKWCAAETHRPWPPMQDA; this is translated from the coding sequence ATGTTCCCATTCGTCCGTCTGTTCAAAGATCTCTTTCTGGCCAGCCGCCAACCGCCGCTTGAAACGCTGACCGAAACCCATGTCAGCCATCACATCTGCTGGCCGCATGATCTGGATGTCTGGCTTGAACTGAACAATGGCCGCGCGCTGTCGCTCTATGATCTGGGGCGCACGGCAATGGCCCAGCGCGCCGGTATGATCGGTGTATTGAAGCGTGAAGGGTGGGGGTTGACCATGGCTGGTACGTCAACTCGTTTCCGCCGTCGCATTCGCGGGTTTGAGCGTTTTGAAATGCGAAGCCGAGCCCTGTGTTGGGATGACAAATTTATCTATCTTGAGCAATCCATGTGGAAGCGGAACGGCGAATGCGCGAGCCATGTCCTTTATCGGTCTGCCGTGACCAACAAAAACGGTATTGTCGCGCCGCACACCGTGCTGTCGGCAATGGGGCAACCGACCACGTCGCCAGAGATGCCGGATTGGGTGGCAAAATGGTGCGCTGCTGAAACGCACCGTCCCTGGCCGCCCATGCAGGACGCCTGA
- a CDS encoding esterase-like activity of phytase family protein produces MSKLIWSQTDPWFGGFSGAEVTANGTDITLITDKGSLVTATMLRENGVLTALKLRGHVLLTPTVRVSSESFELDAEGLAMDAHGHAFVSFEQDHRVEQVDLDSARILGALTTTEFVDLQDNSGLEALAVHPDGTLYTLPERSGMIDTPFPVFTHVGGEWHVAHHIPRRGPFLPVGADFSDDGLFYLLERAVTPLGFRSRIRRFDLAAPDLDEEVLLTTGPGQFDNFEAISIWRDMSGQTFVTLVSDDNFLPIQQTQIVEFALEE; encoded by the coding sequence GTGTCCAAATTAATCTGGTCACAAACCGATCCGTGGTTCGGCGGTTTCTCCGGGGCCGAGGTGACGGCAAACGGCACCGACATAACGTTGATCACCGACAAGGGCAGTCTCGTCACTGCGACCATGCTGCGTGAGAACGGTGTCCTCACAGCGCTCAAGTTGCGTGGGCATGTCTTATTGACGCCTACCGTCAGGGTCTCGTCAGAAAGTTTTGAATTGGATGCCGAAGGGCTGGCCATGGATGCGCATGGTCACGCATTTGTATCCTTTGAACAAGATCATCGGGTGGAACAGGTGGATCTCGACTCTGCGCGCATCCTAGGTGCCTTGACCACAACAGAGTTTGTAGACCTGCAGGACAATTCTGGACTTGAGGCGCTTGCCGTTCACCCCGATGGGACACTTTACACACTGCCCGAACGGTCGGGCATGATTGATACCCCATTTCCCGTTTTCACACATGTGGGCGGGGAATGGCATGTGGCCCATCATATCCCACGTCGCGGCCCCTTCCTGCCGGTGGGTGCGGATTTCAGTGATGATGGGCTGTTCTACCTTCTCGAACGGGCTGTGACGCCTTTGGGCTTTCGCAGTCGCATTCGCAGGTTCGATCTTGCTGCGCCTGACCTGGACGAAGAGGTCCTGCTTACCACCGGCCCCGGCCAGTTTGACAATTTTGAAGCCATCAGCATTTGGCGGGATATGTCAGGTCAAACATTCGTAACGCTGGTTTCTGACGACAATTTTCTGCCCATTCAGCAGACACAGATCGTGGAATTCGCCCTGGAAGAATAG
- the yaaA gene encoding peroxide stress protein YaaA codes for MLVVISPAKRLDWDTRDVATTEPAFQDDAVRLAKTARNLTLGKLKGLMDLSDDLARLNRDRFAAFEDEPVSDVTRPAALAFAGDTYQGLEAGSLDTDEMAWAQDHLRILSGLYGVLRPLDAIQPYRLEMGSRLKTRRGSNLYDYWRDTLSKALNAQAAAVASDVLVNCASQEYFGAVSPKALKLRVITPQFMEDKGDGKGPKIVSFFAKKARGAMARFIVQHRLTDPDAIHGFEAGGYVWQKAASTPDRPVFVRPYPVA; via the coding sequence ATGTTGGTTGTTATTTCGCCCGCCAAGCGGCTGGATTGGGACACACGCGACGTTGCAACGACCGAGCCTGCCTTTCAGGATGATGCGGTGCGACTGGCCAAGACGGCACGCAATCTGACCTTGGGCAAACTCAAGGGACTGATGGATTTGTCAGATGATCTGGCGCGGCTCAACCGGGACCGGTTTGCAGCCTTTGAAGATGAACCGGTCAGCGATGTCACAAGGCCGGCAGCACTGGCCTTTGCTGGCGACACCTATCAAGGTCTGGAGGCTGGCAGCCTTGACACAGACGAGATGGCCTGGGCTCAGGATCACCTGCGCATTCTGTCCGGGCTTTATGGCGTGCTGCGTCCACTGGACGCGATCCAGCCCTACCGATTGGAGATGGGCAGCCGCCTGAAAACGCGGCGGGGTAGCAACCTTTATGACTATTGGCGTGACACGCTGTCCAAAGCGCTGAATGCGCAGGCAGCCGCGGTGGCCAGCGATGTTTTGGTGAACTGTGCAAGCCAGGAATATTTTGGGGCGGTCTCGCCAAAAGCACTGAAGCTCAGGGTCATCACGCCCCAGTTCATGGAAGATAAGGGCGATGGAAAAGGGCCAAAGATCGTCAGCTTTTTCGCGAAAAAGGCACGCGGTGCGATGGCGCGTTTTATCGTGCAACATCGGCTGACAGATCCGGACGCCATTCACGGATTTGAAGCGGGCGGGTATGTCTGGCAGAAAGCAGCATCAACACCGGATCGCCCGGTGTTTGTGCGACCCTATCCCGTAGCCTGA
- the recQ gene encoding DNA helicase RecQ has product MTATLSGADTLIRDVFGFDAFRPGQQEIVEAVTAGENVLAIMPTGGGKSLCFQLPALMREGVTVVISPLIALMRDQVRFLQEAGVSAGALTSGNTPEETDAVWEALEAGTLKLLYMAPERLAAGSAMGMLRRVNVRLIAVDEAHCVSQWGHDFRPDYLRIGELRRSLNVPLAAFTATADAETQVEIVQKLFDGVAPRAFLRGFDRPNIHLAFAAKNKPRDQILNFASARKSQSGIVYCGTRAKTEGLAKALRDEGHVALHYHGGMDAEDRRIAERRFQQEDGLIVVATVAFGMGIDKPDIRWVAHADLPKSIESYYQEIGRAGRDGAPAETLTLFGADDIRLRRSQIDEGLAPPERRSADHARLNALLGLAEALECRRKTLLGYFAEADITCGHCDLCDAPADVFDGTTAVRKALSAILRTEEWFGAGHLIDILLGVETDKVTQRGHTSLPTFGVGTEYDRRQWQAVFRQMMGHDLIRPDPERHGALRMTDAALPILRDEAKISLRGDSIKAASATRRPAVKEMVSDEDAPLLSALKAKRRGLAEAAKVPAYIIFNDRTLIEMAETRPRDLDGMARIGGVGAKKLETYGKAFLEVINGEVQQMHPTRRKLAGRDAGTVYDQLLQVQADLARGSAGADKPMSCSASVLAKVAQLRNADDSALKRLLGDRHAERFGPAFLDVLRDAG; this is encoded by the coding sequence ATGACGGCCACACTTTCCGGTGCTGATACGCTGATCCGTGATGTATTCGGCTTTGACGCGTTCAGGCCCGGACAGCAGGAAATTGTCGAGGCTGTGACAGCCGGCGAAAACGTGCTGGCGATCATGCCGACGGGTGGCGGAAAATCCCTTTGCTTTCAATTGCCTGCGCTGATGCGCGAGGGGGTCACAGTGGTGATTTCCCCGCTCATTGCACTGATGCGGGATCAGGTGCGGTTCTTGCAAGAGGCGGGTGTGTCGGCGGGTGCCCTGACCTCTGGCAACACACCTGAAGAAACCGACGCCGTCTGGGAGGCGCTGGAAGCAGGCACGCTCAAGCTGCTTTACATGGCACCAGAGCGGTTGGCGGCGGGGTCGGCCATGGGCATGCTGCGGCGTGTGAACGTGCGGCTGATCGCGGTCGATGAAGCGCATTGCGTCAGCCAATGGGGTCATGATTTCAGGCCAGATTATCTTCGCATCGGGGAATTGCGGCGCAGTTTAAACGTGCCACTTGCCGCGTTCACGGCAACTGCGGATGCAGAAACCCAAGTCGAGATTGTGCAAAAGCTGTTCGATGGGGTTGCGCCACGCGCCTTTCTGCGCGGGTTTGACCGCCCCAACATTCACTTGGCTTTTGCCGCGAAAAACAAACCGCGCGACCAGATTTTAAATTTTGCATCCGCGCGCAAAAGCCAATCGGGAATTGTCTATTGCGGAACGCGGGCCAAAACCGAAGGCCTTGCCAAAGCACTGCGCGACGAGGGTCATGTGGCGCTGCATTATCACGGCGGGATGGACGCCGAAGACCGCCGCATCGCGGAACGGCGGTTTCAACAAGAGGACGGTCTGATTGTGGTTGCCACCGTGGCCTTTGGCATGGGCATCGACAAACCGGATATCCGCTGGGTTGCGCATGCCGATTTGCCGAAATCAATCGAATCCTATTATCAGGAAATTGGCCGCGCTGGCCGCGATGGTGCACCAGCCGAGACTTTGACCCTGTTTGGGGCGGACGACATCCGCCTGCGCCGCAGTCAGATTGACGAAGGGTTGGCCCCACCCGAACGGCGCAGCGCCGATCATGCGCGGTTGAATGCCTTGCTGGGTCTGGCAGAGGCGTTGGAATGCAGACGTAAGACATTGCTGGGGTATTTCGCTGAGGCGGACATCACCTGCGGACATTGCGATCTGTGCGATGCGCCAGCTGACGTATTTGATGGCACAACGGCGGTGCGCAAGGCGCTTTCTGCAATCTTACGCACCGAGGAATGGTTCGGCGCGGGGCATCTGATCGATATTCTGCTGGGGGTCGAGACCGACAAGGTGACACAGCGCGGCCATACCAGCCTTCCGACATTTGGTGTGGGTACTGAATATGATCGCCGCCAATGGCAGGCGGTTTTCCGGCAGATGATGGGGCATGATCTGATCCGGCCTGACCCGGAACGCCACGGCGCGTTGCGCATGACCGATGCGGCGCTGCCGATCCTGCGCGATGAGGCCAAGATCAGCCTGCGCGGGGATTCGATCAAGGCAGCATCGGCCACCCGCCGACCCGCAGTCAAAGAGATGGTAAGCGACGAGGACGCGCCGTTGTTGTCAGCCCTCAAGGCCAAACGCCGCGGTCTGGCAGAGGCGGCCAAGGTCCCGGCATATATTATTTTCAACGACCGCACGTTGATTGAGATGGCCGAAACCCGGCCCCGCGATCTGGATGGGATGGCGCGGATCGGTGGCGTCGGTGCCAAGAAGCTTGAGACTTACGGCAAGGCGTTTCTTGAGGTCATCAACGGAGAGGTGCAGCAAATGCATCCGACAAGGCGCAAATTGGCGGGCCGTGATGCGGGCACGGTCTATGATCAGTTGTTGCAGGTTCAGGCAGACCTGGCGCGTGGTTCCGCAGGCGCGGACAAACCTATGTCCTGCTCTGCCTCGGTGCTCGCCAAGGTGGCGCAACTGCGCAATGCCGACGACAGCGCGTTGAAAAGGCTGCTTGGCGACCGACATGCCGAACGATTTGGACCGGCTTTTCTGGACGTTCTACGGGACGCGGGCTAG
- the mepA gene encoding penicillin-insensitive murein endopeptidase, which translates to MILTRLLTCAALVLTMGSCGGGNSSNDISGRSAVLPTIGSSGGALSNVQAKKLFGAKSFASPQSSAPYGSYAKGCLAGAEQLAETGPTWQAMRLSRNRNWGHPDLIDMVKKLSAKAAQQPGWAGIYVGDMSQARGGPMLTGHRSHQIGLDADIWMLPPKTLGLSRAQRESISSISMRRANGAYVNSSWTRAHHEIIKAAAEDPRVERIFVFPGAKVQMCNDEKGNRAYLRKIRPWYGHHYHFHVRLACPAGARGCTNQTPPPAGDGCADAREWQRNILNPPPPNPNAPKPKPRRELVLADLPAQCKSVLDN; encoded by the coding sequence ATGATCCTGACACGCCTTTTGACCTGTGCGGCCTTGGTCCTGACAATGGGTTCGTGTGGCGGTGGCAATTCCAGCAATGACATCAGCGGCAGATCAGCGGTCCTGCCCACCATCGGGTCGTCCGGCGGCGCACTCAGCAATGTGCAGGCGAAAAAGCTCTTTGGGGCAAAAAGTTTTGCCTCGCCACAGTCATCCGCGCCCTATGGCAGCTATGCCAAGGGGTGCCTTGCAGGGGCAGAACAACTGGCCGAAACAGGCCCGACATGGCAGGCCATGCGCTTGTCACGCAATCGAAACTGGGGGCATCCCGACCTGATTGATATGGTCAAAAAACTCAGCGCCAAAGCCGCTCAGCAGCCCGGTTGGGCTGGTATTTATGTGGGCGATATGAGCCAGGCGCGTGGCGGTCCGATGTTGACAGGCCATCGCAGCCACCAGATTGGTCTTGACGCAGACATCTGGATGCTGCCCCCGAAAACACTGGGCCTGTCCCGCGCACAGCGCGAAAGCATTTCATCCATTTCGATGCGCCGTGCCAACGGTGCATATGTGAACAGCAGTTGGACCCGCGCGCACCACGAGATCATCAAAGCCGCCGCCGAAGACCCGCGTGTCGAGCGTATTTTCGTATTCCCCGGTGCCAAGGTGCAGATGTGCAATGATGAAAAAGGCAACCGTGCCTATCTGCGCAAAATCAGGCCATGGTATGGGCATCACTACCATTTCCACGTGCGCCTTGCCTGTCCGGCTGGGGCGCGCGGCTGCACCAACCAGACACCACCCCCCGCCGGGGACGGCTGCGCCGATGCACGCGAATGGCAGCGCAATATTCTGAACCCGCCGCCACCAAACCCAAACGCGCCGAAACCAAAACCCCGGCGTGAACTGGTGCTGGCCGACCTGCCCGCCCAATGTAAGTCTGTGCTGGACAACTGA
- a CDS encoding YggT family protein — translation MSSLFEILMLLLNIVWFVIIAHVIMSWLINFQVLNLRQPLVAQIWYGLNRLLEPLYSRVRSVIPAMGGLDLAPLVVLIGVAILRIILTNNAAAFY, via the coding sequence ATGTCATCGCTGTTTGAAATTTTGATGCTGCTGCTGAACATCGTTTGGTTTGTCATCATCGCGCATGTGATCATGTCATGGCTCATCAATTTTCAGGTCCTGAATTTGCGTCAGCCTCTGGTCGCGCAAATCTGGTACGGGCTGAACCGGTTGCTGGAACCGCTTTATAGCCGTGTGCGGTCGGTCATCCCTGCGATGGGCGGGCTTGACCTTGCCCCCTTGGTTGTCTTGATCGGTGTGGCGATTTTGCGGATCATCCTGACCAACAACGCGGCTGCATTCTATTAA